Genomic DNA from Accipiter gentilis chromosome 9, bAccGen1.1, whole genome shotgun sequence:
CCCAGGCTGTGAATCAATGACAGTTTGTAGTATTTCATCTCTCCCCTCCTTGCCATGCCTGCCACAGGAACACTTTATCCTCAGACTTTGAAGCAAGCTGCTACGTTATTTAATTTGCTACCCCCAACGGGTAAGGCACAGTGGCATTTTGGTTTCTTAAGATTGCTGCGTACACAATTTTCCCATTAATTTTTATCCTGCTTCGAACAAACAGTGCAGACAGCATGGTCCAGTGGTCGTTCCCACTAATAGCAAGAACAAGCAAAGCAGATTAATTCAGTTTGTAAGAAGCAGTACAAACTCATTaggctggggagaaaaggaggtgGTAATATAAATAAGAGTAACCTCATCAAAAGAGTATGTTTAATgctaacaaggaaaaaaaaaatcagcactgcaACTGACATGAATTTCACACATGAGTTTCTGCTATCAGATTCtgcacaaaaaaatgcaaaacttgcCAATGTATCTCCAAGAGCTCCCCCTGCACCACAGTCCATGCCTGGATATTAACCCTGTGCTTCCAGCAATGTGATACACTTCACCCAGCTCACCTACCACCCTTCTGGGAAGGCTGCAGATGAAGCTGAGCACCCACTGAGTGCCCGAACAGACTCCCAAAGACAATCTGCAAGGGACAAACACACCCAGCAGCCAGCGGGGGACCACTTaccccacctcccctcctcaaaaaattaaaaaataaaaataaaaataaaaatcactccctctgctctcagccctgatccaaggaaaaaaaacacaaaaaacaaaaacaaaaaaaacaaaacactccaCATAACACCTCCCAGAGGCAGCTCTGGGAAACAGAATTCACAACTCTTACTGCAGAGCAAAGCTCCAGGAGTTGGCCACTGTGCCCTCTACCAGCCTCACCATGTGCCATGGCCCATAAGCTACCTGCCTTTGTCTCCAAGAAAATCACTGCCTTAGCACATTCTTTTTCTCCACTCTCCTATCATCATCTCCTGTATGTTACAGCCACTCTTTCCTTCTAAAGCAACCACAACTTTTAAATATCTCACTAATCTCTGAGCAACTGTTTCAACTCATTTGGGTTTGAAACCTGCCATTTTTAGTTCCAATCGGAAGAAGGGCTTGTTTGTCCAAAAGCTTGTCTACCTTCCCTTATCCTACATTCTAATCCTGCTCAGTAAAAGGTACAGACAGACCTTGCCTTTACATCCACACCCAGAGCTCCTCTCCTGTCCCTAGCTCAGGGCAGCTTACTGCAAGACCAGCAATTGGGAAGCTGGAAATAAAACCCAACGACTTCCAGGACTTGAAAACAGGATTGGTAACCAAAGACCTCTAGCAGTCTAGCTGGGGAGACATCCTCAACGCTTACATATCTACGGGTGAGCATGCCCCAGGAGTGGCGCTGATGCTTTGGTGCACACCAAAGGAGCTGGAGGGGCTTCTCATGAGAAACAATTTGGTCATGAAGGTCCAGCTGAAGAGCCGCTTTGCTGAGCGCAGACGCTTTTTAGTAGAGCTGATAATGTCAGCAATCACTCCCGGTTTTGGGCATCAGATGGGTTTCTGAGAGCCCCAACCCTGTGCCCTTCTGCCAGGGGCTGCGGTTTCAGGAGCTCTCCCGTTCCTCAGCATTTTCCTGACCCCTAGTGACAAGACGTGGCTGTACAGCAGTTGCTTCACATGGCGGTGCCCAACTCCGCATAAACAAGGAGCAAAATTCACTCTTTAAGATGAGAGAAAGGTTTCCAGATCTGTCAAGATATTCGCCCTCCACAACCCCTGCAAATTTGCCAGAAAATCCAACCTGTTTAGCAAAGAAACTCAAATTTGGACTGAAAGTCAGGAAACAAGCTGAATACAAGAAGCTTCCCTTGCACCAGACTCCAGCTGTGCCCAGGGAAGGCAAGTTATGTGATCAATCCATCAACAGAGTGGACAAAacaaggggtggggagaaggcagTTTTGATGTATTACCTTCCCCCGGGGCAAATGCATCCTGTTGCAGGGAACAGACTGACCTTGGCAGGGTAGCAAACTGCGTGATCTCACCGCCATCCACCACAGACCATGGAGCAAACTCCTGGGGACCTGGAGGACAAGAATTGTGACACGGGAGTACATTAGCTGCCAGGGCCCACGGTCCTTGTTTTTGTCATGCCACTTGGTTTCAAGGACAAACACAGAGTCAAAGTGGGATTATTGTGGCCCAGCTCTTGAGTTTTCAAATCTAATTCATGCCAGGCTTCTCCATGCATCAGCTAGCAATGGGTTGTCTCTTCCAGCACCAGTTTGAAACAGAAGGCATCTGTGGCAATGTGCACTCAGGTACTTTGGACTCAGGTTtgcatcatcttcctcctcctctgggaAATTTCCCTTCAATGCAGTATTTCTTCACTCCCAGATGCTATTATATTCCACCATCTTGCACACAGTTGTCTCCCACTTTGGTATTCATGTTTTCTACACATTAGAAGTCGTTATGCCACTTTTATTGCCATTTTTTTCAATCTAGCGTTCTCCAGGGGTACTTGCACACTGCCTGACATCAAGGCCCTTTAGCAAAAGCATCGTGTGATTAGACCAGAGAAACCCCGATTTGTACCAGCCTCCAATTTATTTTGTTCGTAGTGCTGAGGCCAATTCCCAGCCCTCACTGACTTTGATAAAACGACGCTACAAGAGGAAATCTCACACAGGAATAATTAACGATTCATCTCTATTTATTGGGCCCTTTTGTCAACTTAAACTTGTCACAACTGCCATAAATCCCCTCCAGTGCTAAACAAACTTTAATTAAATCTATTGTGCCACAAGAGCAATGCTTCAGATACCAGTGGAGTCGTCAATGATGAAAGAGTTTGGCCCACCCTGGCTTAAAACACCCTGTGGGGGCTGAGCTTCACCAGGGGATTGTGACCCTGTCCCAAGCTACTTGCTCAGATGCCATTAAGCATGGATGTAAACTCTGAAAACATATTCCCAGTGAATTCCTGAGGCACTGCAGCTGGTTAATTGTTTCCCTGCTGACTAAGCAGTAGTTCCCCCCTGCCCACAACACATGAGTTTCAGTCTTATCACAGGAACAACCTCAAAGACATAAATGCATGGACAATTCTGTACCCACCAGGCAAAAATCTGTTCTCCCATCTCGTGGGTTACTAACAATCCTCCTGCCCTGGGTCTCCCCATTCAGGGAAAAGAGGTGAAGCATAGCAAGCCCTTCTCCCTCATGAGCAGTGGGAAGAAGAAGTGGCAGATGGTGCCAGACCTGAAGAAGAGCCAAGCGCATCAGTTAAAGATGGAGCAAACTAACAGCACACCCAGGATTTTCTAAAAGCCTTCTTTCTAAGGAGAAGGGACATCCTGACACAGGATCTAGTTCACACcctgtctccagctgcagccagaaGTGGACCTGGGAAATGCAAGAACAGAGCAAGCACAAATGAAGCTTCtccctttttctgccttcacCTACTTTCAGCCCAGAAGATCTTCACGTGATGTGTGTTTCCTATTTAATAACCCACACTGGGTCCCTCCTGGACATGACAGACAAGCCTCTCCCATACAGTGCTGGAGGACACCCACCCTTCTTCCAAAGTACAATATAAAACAAACACCTAGCCTTGTAACTGCACCTTGTTTGAGATAAAGACTCCTTCTGCCAGTGTCATCAGCAAACATCCTGCTGCAGAGTCAGCAGCTCTGCTAACAGCCCATCTAATGCAAACTTGCATTGCAGCAAACAAGATGGCAGAAGACACAGGTTTCTTTGCTGGTTAATCCCATTTGCCTCGTGAGAGGACCCAAAGCAAAATCAGAGTGAATTTGCCATGACTCGAACCATGCTAACGCTAACCCCACAGGTCCCAAGGGATGCCTGGAAAAGCACACCTGCAGGAAGATGACATtgagcacatttttaatactgttaaGCAAGGAGCCAGCACAGACTatggggaaggcaaaaaaacacaggagaagaaaaaaaaaaaaaaaacatcaaaccacacagaggggaaaaaaaacccaaaacccaaacccaaacacaccaacaaaaaaaacaccaaagaataCTTGTTGCTGTGTTGAAGAGTCCTAGGCTCCTGCAGGGAGCTCGCCTCCCCTGAAAGCAGCAAGGATCACACTCTCCACATTTCTTATGTGATTGCAAGCAGTCACACATTGCAGCCAGCACTCTCATAGAATGAAGCTAGTATCCCTTCTTCCCCCAAAGGGCCCATCAAAATGTTTCAGGGAGCATGAAATGAGAAAGGGGGGGAATTCTAAAAGCAAATCATGAGATGGGAGACAGTGCACAGCTCTCAACCAAAGCAGCTTCGGGGTCAGATATGTTTTGTTAAAAACTTACTGGCAAAATAAGAACAGTAGGCGAGTGATACAAGAGCTCCCTCCAAATACACAGAAGCCCCTGTGCGCACGTAACAGCAACATACGCATGTGGGTTTAGCTGCCATTGACCTCACCAAAAGAAACATAGCTCTAAACTAGacaaaaagggagggaaaaagagcaaaaatctgTGCCCAGTAAACTGGCACGCCCCTTGCATGGAGCTGCAAACTGCTCTGAGCAAATACCTTGCCCAACATCACTCAATTAATCATTAAAAGCAAATCTAAAGGGTCCCATCtcaaagagagaaattaaagctGTGCAGAGGGTGAGTTTCATGTACTTAAAGGTTCAAGAGTCAGAGTCAGCCAAAGGATCCTCCCAGCCACAATTTCACACCGTAGACCAAGGAAAATCACAACTGCCCTGTTGACACTTTTCAGCAAAAGCACATCAGTCTGTGAGAGCTCTCTCACGTGTAAAGTTGGCAGTTAAGGCTCGATTTATAACCTAGGAGAGAAAATGCCATTACAAAGGAGCTGGGTAATCAGTAGACACAGTATAATTAATCGTTTTTCTCCTGATGTTCTCCAGCCACAGAAATTCTCACCTCTAATGAGCTGAGGTGTCTGTCAGTTGCTCTGTACTGGCAGCACTGCATATTGGCGAGGTAAATAGGACGGgctcccagctgtgctggaacAAAATCCAACAGAGGGGAAAACGGGGTACAGTGAGGAACAGGGTATTTGCTTCCTCCCTCATCTCCAAATCAATAGGGAGGCCAACAGAGGCACTGTCACCTAGCCAAGGTGCATTCAAGGCCCTGACAGGTCACCATCAAAACTGCCACTGCATTTTCTTGAGAAAACTGCAGTGAGATCCCCTGAACAGAGCTGTTATCTGCAGCACCCGTATCTCCAGCTACAACTTCACAACAACATTGCTTCCTTTACCTCCTGTTTATGCCATTATTTACAGGGATGCTTCTGCTGGGCTGTGCTGATGAAACTGCCGGTCCTGCAATTCAGACTTATGCCAAGAAAATATTCTGCTGGCCTTTCCCAACCTTACAAACAATTCTACCTCCTGATTTCATTGCTGGAAACCGTATAGCGCACCTCCTCTTCTCATCCATAGCAAAGCCTCCAGCTTCATATCTGCacacaattattttcttctcaggtGCTGCATTGCTCTCCAAGTCTTTTCTCCCCAGACAGACACTCAGGGTCTCCCAGGACACAAAAGatgctcatttttccttttcattaccaCAGCAAGCAAATCTATAGagggcaaaaaaaggaaaggaagaatttgCTTCTCTCCAACTTGCCTGCTGGAGAAACAAATCATCTCTGTGGCACCCACAAACCCTAAtagtagaaaacaaaatgtgcatAGGAGTATATACAAGGGATGTATGTCAcactatatattaaaaaatttcCAGAATCAGTTGCTTCAAGGGTAAAGAAAGCCATGAGGGTCTAGTGGGCTGCTGAATTTCTGTCTACCACGTACATCGGCACGGTACAAAATCGTTGTCAGCACTGGAAAATTGCCCATCACGTGAGCGGCTTTAGCAGACGATGAGTTACAGGACATGGGTACAAATCCGGCAGGCCTGGAGAGCAAAAACACGCCGGGGAGCAGCACGCGGCATCCATGCAGACATGGTTCCCTTGGCAACAGGAGAAAACACCTTAAAAATGCTCAGAAGTGTTGTgctgcacacacacataccccctcCCCGTTACCCTGGCTCTCGGTCCACATGCTGCGATATAATCCAGGCTGTCCCCAGACAATGCAGCCCTCAGCTCACGATTATCACTGTGCAGAGCTCAAAAGCCTGGGAGGCACACGTATACACTCAGCCAGAACGACTGTCACATTCATCACATATGCTGCCAGCAGCATCCAGCGGCACCGGCTTTAACCGTCCCCCTCCGTCCCGTTCTGCCTTTTCCTTGTgcaacaggttaaaaaaaagtgaCCCTACATGAGAGGGGTGGGTGGTTCACGAGTGGATGCACCACCGCCTCAGTGCGTAGGGCTTCAAAGAGACCCTATTTTAGCATCCCCCAAGCCCCACGGCCCCACAGGGTCCCGCAGGCGGGTGACCGCTGCCGGGCAGCATTGGGAAAGGGCAGCATTGGGAAAGTCTCGGGCAGCAGTTTGTCGTGGGTGGACCCGGCCCCCTCGCcacgcctcccccgccgccccggacAAGCCGCGGTTCAACCGGGCGACGGTACGGCGTCCACCACCCAGCCTGCACCGGGGACGGAGGCCAACGGAGAGCCACGGGCGATGGTAAGTCGCCGCTGGGAAATCCAGCTGTTGCTTTGCAGGCGGTGGCAAAAGACAGGGCAGGAAGGTTTCGGCGGCGGCTCCAGCCTCTtctgggaggcaggaggaaagggagaaaggagcagAGCTCTGCGCTGTGGTTAATAAGTAACGCAGGGAGCTCCGTCAGCTGCTGCTGAATTACCAAAGCCAGCGCTCTCCAGGCTCGGTTCCTCTGcgagggggagggaaagggtccGTCAGCAAGGCTGCGCTGCCAGCGTGACACCCGCTCCAATTCTGCATGGCAAGCATGACCCCCACGCGTGCCCCGTCTGCACGGCCCATGCAACCCACCCTGGCCGGCTAGAAATCAGCTTTTTCAGGGCAGTGGAGGGGACAGAGGCAAAAGACCGTGGGCCTTGTGGCATACCTCgttccagccctgcctgcaggtcCTGCTCACGCCAGGGCTGTCCCCTTTACCTTCCCCTAGGTGACAAGTCACCCTTAAAAGGGAGGATGTTTGAGCAGAGAGGGTTGTTCCATCCCCAAAAAGCACAAAGCTCTCCCAATTTCCCATGCTGGTTCTTTGCCCTCAGTTGCACAATGCATCTACTTGGTTCcctgctggcaaaaaaaaaaaaaaaatcccaatggcTTGGCAGTTGAGagccagcaaaagaaaacaaaataagtttCCCTAATGAGAAGAGTGTGTTTTAAAGGAGTAAGTGCACATGAAAGCATTAACATGCCATACCGACAAAAACAGCAGGCTGGCCAATGTGCTGgggtggaagaggagggaaggggaaagaagcagGGGCGGAGGGCACGGAGGGTGCTCTGGGCAGAGAGTTCACCATCACAAGACACAGCCGGAGGGGCTGGCTTTCGTGTGGTCCGTTGGCCAAACCTCAGCCTGGCCATGCTTCCCACTGGTGCTGGGctctcagagaggagctggaCTTGGAAAAAGCCCCAGGACCCGTCCTCCCGTGTAGTCACGACACAGAAAATTGTTCAGAGAACAATTAAGCCTCATCCCTCCCAAGCAGGCTGGTTTCCTGCTCTGCCCGGGGGAGGCTGGCTTGGAACCCAGCCTGTGCCGTGTCCATAGCCCTCCGCTCCAAGCAAGCAACAGCTCCAGCTTTACACAGCCTTTCCTCTCTTTAGCACCGATACCCGAACAAGATGTTTCAGCCCCTGGTTCCCATCTGAatccccccagggcagcccccacGGGTGCCCCCCTGCCAGAGGCCCCACGCAGAGCCAGCCTCCCGTCCCCACTTTATCCAGTTGCTAAGCTACCTGCGCCCAGCTTATCACGCCATCAGCACAGAAGGGCAACGGCTGAGGGTTTATTGCGAGGGTTTAATGCGCTGAGCCGTGTTTACTCGCTCACTACCTTCCCTCCAAACCCAGAGCTTGGGAAGGGACGGGGTTGACGTTAGCAGGGGGGTGGCAGAGCTGGCGCTGGCAGGGGGCCATCCGAAACGCCGCGCAAACTGAAGGGCAGCACGGACGGTTTGACCAGCAAGCAGCGAGGCTGGAGCGCGCGCGGGCGAGGAAGGTTTTCCTCAAACATCATGCAAGAGGGAGAGCGTGCAGCTGTGATGCCGGGGGGACAGGAACCATCCCGGCTGAGCCAGCCCTGAGCCAAGGTTCTGCATGCACCTTGGCACTCTCCATTTCATGAAGTGCTCTGCAGCTGACAGCTTTCTCTAAGTGTAAGGGTGATGGCTGTGCAGACAGATAGGGACCCACACAGCTTAGTAGACCCAGCAACATGGGAATAGGGCATTAATCTCTCTAATCTTCCtcaaaacatgcaaaaccaaAGAAGCACCCACAAAAACGTCAGCTCTGTGGCTGGTTTTGTACAGCCTGTGAGTGGGTAAACTACAGGGAAGGGCAATTTGCCTTAGTTGCTCAGCTGTTTAAGATGCCACTTCTGAGCATCAATGCCCAAGCGAAGCGTCTCAAGGGGCTGCTGACCAAACACCCCCAAGAAACAGTGGGCCGTATTTGTTGGGACTCGTATCCAACTTGCCACGCTTTGCTCGACAGcacataaaggaaaacaaattgcaaaGATACGTTGGTCTTTGTCCTTGAGAAACAATCAACTGGAAGGATCAGATCACCCACTAGGAAAGAATTTTAATTGCCAGAACATAACCTTTCAGAGAGAGCAATACCCCCACTGCACTCACTCCTGCCTTCTCCACTAAGCCAGAAGATACACTGGCTCAGGTAGTCCCCATCCCCAAGAACTCGCCTATATTCACTCCCCAAAGCCAAGAACTGCcgcttccccacccccaccccttaaaaaacaaacaacagcagctctgcccaAGAGCCAGAAGACAATGCTAAATCACAATCCCTCCCTGTGCCCTTTGTTACTCACAGACAAAAAGAGCCTCTTAAAACTCCATCTTAACATAAgggagattgaaaaggaaaaggagctgAACTCCAATTTAGTGTGACTCATCTCTCTGATTCACACCACTTCTTTCTCCTCTAAAGCAGGCTTCCAGTGCAGATGACCTGCAAATAAAGCCCTCCCGATTCAGAAAGATATTTCACAAACCTCAAAAGCAAGCAATTCTCAGTTCTAGAAGCCATCACAGAAtttcagggggtttttttccagaaaatatgTAATCTATTTGGGAGCTTAACCTCACACAGCCATCATTTCTTAGTACCTCAGGTTACAATGAATACATATATACACTGGTAAAGTGACAGGTGTTGCAAGTCAGAGGACAAAAGCGACAAGCTGGACTTCACTTGACCTAGGTACATGCAGGATGTACCCAGGGCAGGGAGCAAAGGACAGCATTGATATCCCCCATCATCAGCACACCCCAGTTCAGGTCCACACACACTTACCCTCCCAtccaggctgcagctgcctccATGGACCCATAACTCCACAGCCCATGGGATGCCTTGCAGCTTTGAACATCCACTTCATCCTACCTCTGCCATGCTGATctgctcctcttccctttcctttctgcgGTGTCAGGCAGGAAAAGCCCACAGGCTGAGCACGGAGGAgagggagcagctgctgccaaacCTGAGAGCTGTGGGGTGGAATGAGGTGGAAGGCAGAGATGCCATCTTCAAAGAGTTCCACTTCAAGGACTTCAACCGGGTATGAGCATCAGTGGTACAGAGTTTTACAAAGTGGGAGACCTGGTTTGGACAGCAGGGAGTCCCATGTGCAAGGCTCAGCCAAAGAAACCCATCTGTGTTTCTACTGAAATGTAATGGCTGAGCAAGATAACCAGCTCAAGACACCAAAGTGCTTGACCCAGCACACGGTTTGTCTGGGAAAAGCTCCCCAAAAAGAGGAGAACCCATAGAAAGCCAAACAAAGATACAGAACATCCCAGGCCTTGCATTTGGTTGGGTTACCTAGAAACATGCAGTGTAAAATTTATAGTAATGGGGTGAAAAACAGTATTGCAGGGTAAGCAATTCAGAGCTAACTTTTCTTCTTACTCCCCTGGGCAGGCCTTTGGCTTCATGACCAGAGTGGCTCTACAGGCAGAAAAACTGGATCACCACCCTGAATGGTTCAATGTGTACAATAAGGTAAGAAACAGGGATGGTGGGGGCAAATAGAGCTCTTCAGGGTGCAGATCCCTTTTTTGAGGcataaaacagcagcagcaagtccTGTTCAGATCAGCAGGACTTCTTCCCTCATGCTATTCCCTTGGCATACCACAGGCAGCCTACAGCTATTGCTTACAGatcctttcctccccctttcttGACCTGTCCGGCTCAGCAGTAGCTGCCTGTAGGCCAGCACCagggttgctttttttaaatcagtgtcaGAAGTAGCAGCAAGGCGAAAAGCTTCTGGAGAAAAAGTGAGTTGAAAAGTGGGCACAGCCAGCTGCTGTGACCAAGGCAGGGGTGGCAGTGGCAGCCTGTGGCCAGAACAAGCtgtaggaagaagaaaaccaggcAAAGTGCCAGACCACCTCTCCCACCCCAGGAAATTTTGCTAATGAGTCTGGAGAAAGTAATAGCGCTACCTGCCTCATCAGATGCGAACTGTCTGCAGCACTGGGGGAAACCATTCCTGCTCTTTCTGCCAGCAAC
This window encodes:
- the PCBD1 gene encoding pterin-4-alpha-carbinolamine dehydratase, whose amino-acid sequence is MAGKAHRLSTEEREQLLPNLRAVGWNEVEGRDAIFKEFHFKDFNRAFGFMTRVALQAEKLDHHPEWFNVYNKVHITLSTHECGGLSERDINLASFIEQVAASLS